A genomic region of Nostoc sp. UHCC 0702 contains the following coding sequences:
- a CDS encoding uracil-DNA glycosylase encodes MTSEIQLSLFDNSNNNQQKLIPTDSKIPITPGTYTNMAELAQHCNQCHRCELGKTRTHAVVGRGNLKALIMIVGEAPGQNEDETGLPFVGKSGQLLEKILASVNLSTEEDIYIANINKCRPPNNRVPTPDEMAACKPYLLEQIRLVDPKIILLTGATAVKGITGDKRGITKIRGQWLEWEERLCMPIFHPSYLLRNPSKEKGAPKWLMWQDIQAVRAKFDEIRNNN; translated from the coding sequence ATGACTAGCGAAATTCAACTCAGCCTCTTCGATAACTCCAACAATAACCAACAAAAGCTCATTCCCACAGACTCTAAAATTCCCATAACTCCCGGAACCTACACCAATATGGCCGAATTGGCACAGCATTGCAATCAGTGCCACCGCTGTGAATTGGGAAAAACTCGTACTCATGCTGTTGTGGGACGCGGGAACCTCAAAGCACTAATCATGATTGTTGGGGAAGCCCCAGGTCAAAACGAAGACGAAACAGGTTTACCATTTGTAGGCAAATCAGGGCAGTTGCTAGAGAAAATTTTAGCATCAGTGAACCTGAGTACTGAGGAAGATATATACATTGCTAACATCAACAAATGCCGTCCGCCTAATAACCGAGTGCCCACTCCTGACGAAATGGCAGCTTGTAAACCTTACTTATTAGAGCAAATTCGCTTAGTTGACCCCAAAATTATTTTGTTAACAGGTGCAACTGCGGTCAAAGGAATAACTGGTGATAAGCGAGGGATTACTAAAATTCGCGGACAGTGGCTAGAGTGGGAAGAGCGTTTGTGTATGCCGATTTTTCATCCCTCCTACTTACTGCGTAATCCTTCTAAGGAAAAAGGTGCGCCTAAATGGTTGATGTGGCAGGATATACAGGCGGTGCGTGCAAAGTTTGACGAAATCCGCAACAACAACTGA
- a CDS encoding tetratricopeptide repeat protein, with protein MSNGESNHRIKSTFPVQLPATYLKQIRRNTITHEFDQNPSEEELLSQETNDQLSEASKLLRLGVQQQQAGELIAALKSLQQSLELFRLFGDIQQQEQALSFLALVAYASGDYKGVISYSLQCLALDKTTPDLLVQMQALSHLGNAYRHLNEHNKAIEYLEECLKITQKLQDKRSQVAALNNLGLVYKASGNFTRAIAYQEQSLEIVQELQDNWGIEQVLKNLGNAWYALDNYQKAIAYYEQCVKIARSLNNARSASQVLKNLGNACYAIGNYAKAVIYYEERLQLAKELKDKRSEEQSLGSLGVACEALGDYTKAIKYYEERLLLARTIKDRRIEEQALASLKVACYALGDYAKAMQYQQNTSTNS; from the coding sequence ATGTCGAACGGTGAATCGAACCACAGAATCAAAAGTACATTTCCGGTGCAACTACCTGCAACATACCTGAAACAAATCAGGCGGAACACAATTACCCATGAATTTGACCAAAATCCGTCAGAAGAGGAGCTACTTTCACAGGAAACTAATGATCAATTATCAGAAGCATCCAAGCTGCTGCGACTGGGAGTTCAACAGCAGCAAGCTGGTGAATTAATCGCGGCCTTAAAGTCATTGCAACAATCCCTAGAGTTATTTCGGCTATTTGGGGATATACAACAACAAGAACAAGCACTTTCTTTTTTGGCACTAGTAGCTTACGCCTCAGGGGATTACAAAGGTGTTATTTCTTACTCCCTGCAATGCCTAGCTTTGGACAAGACCACTCCAGATTTATTGGTTCAGATGCAAGCACTGTCTCACTTAGGTAATGCTTACCGTCACCTGAACGAACATAACAAGGCAATTGAGTATCTGGAAGAGTGTTTAAAAATAACGCAAAAATTGCAAGACAAGCGAAGTCAGGTTGCTGCATTGAATAATCTGGGATTGGTGTACAAAGCTTCAGGAAACTTTACACGGGCGATCGCCTATCAAGAGCAAAGCTTAGAAATAGTCCAAGAACTTCAAGATAACTGGGGTATAGAACAGGTACTCAAAAATCTTGGTAATGCTTGGTATGCTTTAGACAATTACCAAAAAGCGATCGCCTACTATGAACAATGTGTCAAAATAGCACGCTCCCTCAACAATGCTCGTAGTGCTTCTCAAGTACTCAAGAATTTGGGCAATGCTTGTTATGCCATAGGCAATTATGCCAAAGCTGTTATTTATTATGAGGAGCGTTTACAACTCGCCAAAGAACTCAAAGACAAGCGTAGTGAAGAACAGTCTCTGGGCAGTTTGGGTGTTGCTTGTGAAGCCTTGGGGGACTATACCAAAGCAATTAAATACTATGAAGAACGTTTACTGTTAGCCAGAACCATCAAAGACCGCCGTATTGAAGAACAAGCCCTCGCCAGTCTGAAAGTTGCTTGCTATGCTTTGGGCGATTACGCAAAAGCTATGCAATACCAGCAGAATACATCTACAAATAGTTAG
- a CDS encoding NADAR family protein, producing the protein MAIYFYSTREQYGCFSNFSPHGFELDDLYWYTSEHYFQAQKFIGTFHVEQIRLVKSPKDAARMGRERTRPLRQNWEQVKDEIMRKAVLRKFETHADIGEILLSTGNEEIVENSPIDYYWGCGTDGSGKNRLGIILMEVRDILRYANGADIENSIVK; encoded by the coding sequence ATGGCTATTTATTTTTATAGTACTCGTGAACAATATGGGTGTTTCTCTAACTTTTCACCCCACGGTTTTGAGTTGGATGATTTGTATTGGTATACAAGTGAACATTATTTTCAAGCACAAAAGTTTATTGGTACATTTCATGTAGAACAAATCCGTCTTGTCAAATCTCCTAAAGATGCAGCCAGAATGGGGCGTGAAAGAACCCGTCCTCTGCGTCAAAATTGGGAACAAGTAAAAGACGAGATTATGCGAAAAGCTGTGCTACGCAAATTTGAAACCCATGCAGATATCGGGGAAATTTTACTTTCTACAGGCAATGAGGAAATTGTTGAGAATTCACCCATTGATTATTACTGGGGTTGCGGAACTGATGGTAGTGGTAAAAACCGATTAGGCATAATATTAATGGAAGTGCGAGACATACTTCGTTATGCAAACGGTGCAGATATTGAGAATAGTATTGTAAAATAA
- the fdhD gene encoding formate dehydrogenase accessory sulfurtransferase FdhD, which produces MKTPTKSKIKAQVWVVENGKKRFRQDHLTTEEPLEIRLVPQKKTVAVTMRTPGADFELAAGFLYSEGVITCREDIQRISYCVDELIDGEQRYNIVNVELRQGLIPDLQPLERHFYTNSACGVCGKASLEALRLRGCPVIPNGPVVTPEIIYSLPDKLRAAQGIFTATGGLHAAAVFDTQGQLLNLQEDIGRHNALDKLIGSALLANELPFNNHIVMVSGRSSFEILQKSTAAGVPIVCSVSAPSSLAVSVAEEFGITLIGFLRGERFNIYTGLERISTG; this is translated from the coding sequence ATGAAAACACCCACTAAAAGCAAAATTAAAGCGCAAGTTTGGGTAGTCGAAAATGGCAAAAAGCGTTTTCGACAAGACCATCTCACTACTGAAGAACCTTTAGAAATTCGCCTCGTACCTCAAAAGAAAACGGTAGCTGTGACTATGCGAACACCAGGAGCAGATTTTGAACTAGCTGCTGGTTTTCTTTACAGCGAAGGAGTAATTACCTGTAGGGAAGATATCCAACGCATCAGCTATTGTGTGGATGAATTGATTGACGGTGAACAACGCTACAACATTGTCAACGTAGAATTACGGCAAGGGTTAATTCCAGATTTACAACCTTTGGAACGTCACTTTTACACTAATAGCGCTTGCGGAGTTTGTGGTAAAGCCAGTCTTGAGGCTTTGCGTCTACGGGGTTGTCCGGTGATTCCTAATGGCCCGGTGGTAACACCTGAGATTATCTACAGCTTACCTGATAAACTCCGGGCTGCTCAAGGTATCTTTACCGCTACAGGAGGTTTGCACGCTGCGGCTGTATTCGATACTCAAGGACAACTGTTAAACCTGCAAGAAGATATTGGACGGCACAATGCCTTAGATAAATTAATCGGTTCAGCATTGCTTGCTAATGAGTTGCCTTTCAATAATCATATTGTAATGGTGAGCGGACGCTCTAGCTTTGAGATTTTGCAAAAATCTACCGCTGCTGGAGTTCCTATTGTCTGTTCTGTTTCTGCTCCTAGCAGTTTGGCGGTGTCTGTAGCTGAAGAATTTGGCATTACTTTAATTGGCTTTCTGCGTGGGGAAAGGTTTAATATTTACACTGGATTAGAGAGAATTAGTACTGGGTAA
- a CDS encoding caspase family protein, protein MSPLGVATSHSTHILEIGETKLWLLLVGVNQYQDERLPSLLYSAVDCQGLAAALADATLGFPQTQKWVHHDFAAHLPTLSNVRASLDKISAAAQPQDTILFYFSGHGMLEPNSQQAVLCLTDTQTDNLLHTSLGLQELLQFLGKSKVQTQLVWLDACHSGSMTFRGARSNTTVQSLPNPTPQIVELLRQRAKQSKGFYALLSCDTNQQSWEFPELGHGVFTYYLMRGLRGEAADAQGIIDADGLYRYVYHQTRQYIEQTNQQLRLINQQNKTRGDTKLYFEYPQQTPKRIVEGVGEVILGLKPAFVKSSHPRQALIIEGLNTNQTTLAFSKLLGAVGGFELEYWPRHNNTAKDLRVAIQLCLQSRGVQLYAPTQPNLETFATVLLYLRGRLEQLEADEAALILAEDIRLSRSWLRQQLRHSPYAQQIIILDCTVGAQVGADSCPPLQDWVEDLQLGSEQGQCIIAATSSKDNPEQFAQALYSTLQTAQQQPSFSAAAWINQLQLFCANTLPLHIWLSGTRGVIEVIPASGSNRSIQHRGAIDLGICPYQGLRAFTEANTQYFYGRETVTQQLISDLAMKSFIAVVGASGSGKSSVVQAGLMAQLRQGKQLPGSQDWWLRSFRPDAKPLESLSHRLVDSGTEREKAKEQMQLEGVLYQGVEGFAHWVMKRPEPMVVLVIDQFEELFSLAPSEDRQRFLEIVLGALEYAPDKFKLIITLRADFIAPCLEVPTLAKLLQESSMLLPPCLTPEEYRRIIIEPAEQVGLTVDGELVEVLVQELHHSPGDLPVLEFVLEQLWEYRENSVLTLQAYQQHLGGIKGALESKAQAVYESLDPEAQECARWIFLSLTQLGEGTEDTRRRVVKSELIVKKYPVNLVESTLQALITAKLVVVNLEDELLSRGAGEQGSRGAGVQGSRGAGELLSKSFPSSSSSPSSPSSPSSPSSPITIEVAHEILIRHWSTLRWWLEENRARLRSHRQIEQAAALWKHNHEQPDFLLRGVRLAEAEEIYINYVDELSVDVQSFIEACLKERRQQKQKEETRLRQAQRTVGIMSILGLTAFGLAVLAYQQTQKAQLQELQALNSLSENFLLSHQQLEALLTSVRAGKELQNFAPGIPVKIQTQTATILQQAVYGTQERNRLDNNSWVTSVTFSPDGQILASASADNTIKLWSFDGKLLKTLTGHSDAVNSVSFSPDSQILASASTDNTIKLWSRNGDLLTTLLGHRDGVNSVSFSPNGKLIASGSNDNTIKVWSVDGKLLATFSGHSQRVNSISFSPSGDTIASASDDGKVKLWSLDGRLLTTIPAHTREVLSVSFSQDGQTIASASADHTVKLWSRNGTMLRTIEGHSAGVWKVIFSHDGNTIATASADKTVKLWTRAGNLLGTLQGHSHEVNSVSFSPDNKTLASASDDNTIRLWNLDTTQPKTFYGHTGNVNHVSFISDGNAIASLSADNTMKIWSLDGQLLKTLPSPINDVTSVSFSSDGKVVALASADQTIQIRKPDGTLLHTFGGHGNWVMSMSFSPDNQILASASADKTIKLWSLDGRLLKTLTGHNGWVTNVKFSPDGKTIASASADKTIKLWSLDGRLLKTLQGHSASVWGISFAPDGKTIASASQDKTVKLWNQDGSLLETLQGHIDLVSNVSFSPDSKMIASASDDGTIKLWSVANGVLLKTLQGHSGGVRSVSFSPNGKMMVSGGQDATVKLWNLEKIELQTLDVDQLVTHACDRLHDYLTTNPNITPEDYQLCFGD, encoded by the coding sequence ATGTCTCCACTCGGTGTTGCTACCAGTCACTCGACTCATATTCTAGAAATAGGGGAAACAAAACTTTGGCTGTTGCTGGTGGGAGTCAATCAATACCAAGATGAGAGACTACCTTCCCTGTTATACTCAGCTGTTGATTGTCAGGGTTTAGCAGCAGCTTTAGCAGATGCAACTTTAGGATTTCCCCAAACCCAAAAGTGGGTTCACCACGATTTTGCTGCTCATCTACCTACGCTTTCCAATGTGCGTGCTAGTTTAGACAAAATTAGTGCTGCTGCTCAACCACAAGACACGATTTTATTTTATTTCTCTGGACACGGGATGCTAGAGCCAAATTCGCAGCAAGCAGTTTTGTGTCTCACAGATACTCAAACAGACAATTTACTTCACACAAGTTTAGGGTTACAAGAGCTGTTGCAGTTCTTAGGAAAGAGTAAAGTACAAACTCAGTTAGTCTGGCTGGATGCTTGTCATAGTGGTAGCATGACATTCCGAGGAGCTAGAAGTAATACAACAGTACAGTCTTTACCCAACCCTACACCCCAGATAGTGGAATTATTACGCCAACGGGCAAAACAAAGCAAGGGATTTTATGCTTTGCTTTCCTGTGATACTAATCAACAATCCTGGGAATTTCCCGAACTGGGACATGGAGTATTTACTTATTATTTAATGCGTGGGTTGCGAGGTGAAGCAGCTGATGCACAAGGCATAATTGATGCTGATGGACTTTACCGTTATGTTTATCATCAGACGCGGCAATATATTGAACAAACTAATCAGCAATTACGGCTGATTAATCAACAAAATAAAACCAGAGGCGACACCAAGCTTTACTTTGAATATCCCCAGCAAACTCCCAAGCGAATTGTTGAAGGAGTCGGAGAAGTTATCTTGGGATTAAAACCAGCGTTTGTCAAATCATCCCATCCGCGACAGGCGCTAATTATAGAGGGACTTAACACCAATCAGACCACCCTTGCTTTTAGCAAACTATTAGGGGCTGTCGGTGGTTTCGAGTTAGAGTATTGGCCGCGGCATAACAATACAGCTAAAGATTTACGCGTAGCTATTCAACTGTGTTTACAAAGTAGGGGCGTACAGCTGTACGCCCCTACTCAACCCAACCTCGAAACTTTTGCCACAGTACTTTTATATCTGCGTGGGCGACTTGAGCAACTCGAAGCCGACGAGGCCGCGTTAATATTAGCAGAAGATATCCGGCTCAGCCGTTCCTGGTTAAGACAACAGCTACGGCATTCTCCTTATGCTCAACAAATCATCATTTTAGATTGTACTGTAGGGGCGCAAGTAGGGGCGGACAGCTGTCCGCCCCTACAAGATTGGGTAGAAGACTTGCAACTTGGGTCTGAGCAAGGACAATGTATAATTGCTGCTACTTCTTCCAAAGATAATCCTGAACAATTCGCTCAGGCGTTATATTCTACCCTCCAAACAGCCCAGCAACAACCTAGCTTCTCAGCAGCCGCTTGGATTAACCAACTGCAATTGTTCTGTGCAAATACATTACCACTGCATATATGGCTATCTGGTACGCGAGGTGTAATTGAAGTTATACCAGCCAGTGGTAGCAATAGGAGTATTCAACATCGAGGAGCGATCGATTTAGGAATTTGCCCCTACCAAGGATTGCGAGCTTTTACAGAAGCAAATACTCAGTATTTTTACGGTAGAGAGACTGTAACACAGCAACTAATTAGCGACTTGGCTATGAAGTCATTTATTGCCGTAGTGGGAGCCTCTGGGAGTGGTAAATCTTCCGTGGTGCAGGCGGGTTTAATGGCCCAACTACGACAAGGTAAACAACTACCAGGTAGCCAAGATTGGTGGCTCAGAAGCTTTCGTCCTGATGCAAAGCCCTTGGAATCTTTATCACACCGCTTGGTAGATAGCGGTACTGAACGAGAAAAAGCTAAAGAGCAAATGCAACTCGAAGGAGTGTTGTATCAGGGGGTAGAAGGATTTGCTCACTGGGTGATGAAGCGGCCAGAACCAATGGTAGTTTTGGTCATAGACCAATTTGAGGAATTATTCAGCCTTGCACCCAGTGAAGATAGACAGCGTTTTTTAGAAATTGTCTTGGGGGCGCTGGAATATGCACCAGATAAATTTAAATTAATTATTACTTTGCGGGCAGATTTTATTGCTCCTTGTTTAGAAGTACCAACATTGGCAAAGCTTTTGCAGGAGTCGAGTATGCTGCTACCTCCCTGCTTAACTCCAGAAGAATATCGCCGCATCATTATTGAGCCAGCCGAACAAGTTGGTTTAACAGTAGATGGGGAACTGGTGGAGGTGCTGGTGCAGGAGTTGCATCACTCTCCTGGTGATTTACCAGTGTTAGAATTTGTACTAGAGCAGTTATGGGAATACCGTGAAAATAGTGTCCTCACTTTACAGGCGTACCAACAGCATTTAGGTGGGATTAAAGGGGCATTGGAGAGTAAAGCCCAAGCGGTTTATGAAAGTTTAGATCCAGAAGCTCAAGAGTGCGCCCGTTGGATTTTCTTGTCGCTGACGCAGCTAGGTGAAGGTACAGAAGATACCCGAAGAAGGGTAGTTAAATCTGAGTTAATTGTCAAAAAATATCCAGTTAACTTGGTAGAAAGCACGTTACAAGCGTTAATTACTGCCAAGTTAGTGGTAGTTAATCTGGAAGATGAACTCTTGAGCAGGGGAGCGGGGGAGCAGGGGAGCAGGGGAGCAGGGGTGCAGGGGAGCAGGGGTGCAGGGGAGCTCTTGAGCAAATCTTTTCCATCATCTTCCTCATCTCCCTCATCTCCCTCATCTCCCTCATCCCCCTCATCCCCCATCACTATCGAAGTAGCCCACGAAATCCTAATTCGTCACTGGTCAACACTACGCTGGTGGCTGGAGGAAAATCGTGCTAGGTTGCGATCGCATCGTCAAATTGAACAAGCAGCAGCTTTGTGGAAACACAACCATGAACAACCTGATTTTTTATTGCGCGGTGTTCGACTGGCAGAAGCAGAAGAAATTTATATTAATTACGTTGATGAATTATCTGTTGATGTCCAAAGTTTTATTGAAGCTTGTTTAAAAGAAAGACGACAACAAAAACAAAAAGAAGAAACTAGACTCAGACAAGCTCAAAGAACTGTAGGAATTATGAGTATTTTGGGACTGACTGCTTTTGGTTTAGCTGTTTTGGCTTACCAGCAAACCCAAAAAGCTCAGTTACAAGAATTACAAGCTCTAAATTCTTTATCAGAAAACTTTCTCCTCTCACATCAGCAGCTAGAAGCATTACTAACTAGCGTCCGGGCAGGCAAGGAATTACAAAATTTTGCTCCGGGAATCCCCGTAAAGATCCAAACTCAAACGGCAACTATTTTACAACAGGCAGTTTATGGAACTCAAGAACGCAATCGCTTAGATAATAATTCTTGGGTGACAAGCGTCACTTTCTCACCTGATGGGCAAATACTTGCCTCTGCTAGCGCTGACAACACAATTAAACTTTGGAGTTTTGATGGCAAGTTACTGAAAACTCTTACAGGCCATAGTGATGCGGTAAATAGTGTCAGTTTTTCACCAGATAGCCAGATACTTGCTTCTGCTAGTACTGACAATACAATCAAACTCTGGAGTCGCAACGGCGACTTACTCACCACTCTTTTAGGACATAGGGATGGGGTGAATAGCGTTAGTTTTTCACCTAATGGCAAGCTTATAGCCTCTGGTAGCAATGACAATACCATTAAAGTCTGGAGTGTTGACGGCAAGTTACTTGCAACTTTCAGCGGACATAGCCAAAGAGTGAACAGCATCAGCTTTTCGCCGTCAGGTGACACCATTGCCTCTGCTAGTGATGACGGTAAAGTTAAGCTTTGGAGTTTGGATGGTCGGCTACTGACAACCATACCAGCACACACTAGAGAAGTTTTGAGTGTCAGTTTTAGCCAGGATGGTCAAACAATTGCCTCCGCTAGTGCCGACCATACCGTGAAACTTTGGAGTCGTAATGGTACAATGCTTAGAACTATAGAAGGGCATAGCGCTGGTGTCTGGAAAGTGATTTTTTCCCATGACGGTAATACAATTGCTACTGCTAGCGCTGATAAAACTGTCAAACTCTGGACTCGTGCAGGTAATCTACTGGGTACACTCCAAGGGCATAGCCATGAGGTTAATAGTGTGAGTTTTAGCCCAGATAACAAAACACTGGCCTCAGCTAGTGACGACAACACCATCAGACTGTGGAACCTGGACACAACGCAGCCAAAAACTTTTTATGGTCACACAGGTAATGTGAATCATGTCAGCTTCATTTCTGATGGTAATGCCATTGCCTCGCTCAGTGCTGATAACACCATGAAAATCTGGAGCTTAGATGGTCAGTTGCTCAAAACATTGCCTTCGCCAATTAATGATGTCACCAGCGTTAGCTTTTCTTCAGATGGTAAAGTAGTTGCCCTAGCAAGTGCAGACCAGACTATTCAAATTCGCAAACCAGACGGCACTTTGCTTCATACCTTTGGGGGTCACGGCAATTGGGTAATGAGCATGAGTTTCAGCCCTGATAATCAGATATTAGCCTCCGCTAGTGCAGACAAAACTATCAAACTCTGGAGTTTAGACGGTCGCCTGCTCAAAACCCTGACTGGGCATAATGGTTGGGTGACTAACGTTAAATTTAGCCCAGACGGCAAAACAATTGCCTCTGCCAGTGCAGACAAAACTATCAAACTCTGGAGTCTTGACGGTCGTCTGCTCAAAACCTTACAAGGTCATAGTGCTAGTGTGTGGGGTATTAGCTTTGCTCCCGATGGCAAAACTATAGCCTCAGCCAGTCAGGATAAAACTGTTAAACTTTGGAATCAGGATGGTTCTCTCCTCGAAACCTTGCAAGGGCATATTGATTTAGTTTCCAATGTCAGTTTTTCACCCGACAGCAAGATGATTGCCTCGGCTAGCGATGACGGTACAATCAAACTCTGGAGTGTTGCCAATGGTGTTTTGCTGAAAACTTTACAAGGACATAGCGGTGGTGTCAGAAGCGTTAGTTTTAGTCCCAACGGCAAAATGATGGTTTCGGGTGGTCAAGATGCAACAGTCAAACTGTGGAACCTGGAGAAGATAGAACTGCAAACTTTGGATGTCGATCAGTTAGTCACCCATGCTTGCGATCGCCTGCACGATTATCTCACAACCAACCCTAATATTACTCCAGAGGATTATCAACTTTGTTTTGGTGACTGA